One genomic window of Helicobacter canis includes the following:
- the mraY gene encoding phospho-N-acetylmuramoyl-pentapeptide-transferase, with the protein MLYYLYSYFDINIFKYLTFRAGVSFFVAFVLCVWLMPAFIAWAKAHKASQPISSYVPTHKAKSNTPTMGGSVFIISASIAALLCIQLSNLYAILGVATLLIFGLIGARDDYMKIAKRSNAGMSARAKMLLLFLAALGVSLALHYGAGLVSDFYLPFMKKPLFTLSAYPALMISFWILVFLATSNAVNITDGLDGLACVPSIFALATLCVFVYLSGNVEFGRYLFLPMVNAGELMVVGVAMIGALLGFLWYNCHPAQVFMGDSGSLAIGGFMAYMAIVSNNEVLLLLIGLIFVVETLSVMLQIGSYKVRKKRVFLMAPIHHHFEQKGWAENKIIVRFWIIALLSNLIALLSLKVR; encoded by the coding sequence GTGCTGTATTATCTCTACTCGTATTTTGATATAAATATTTTCAAATACCTTACTTTCCGCGCAGGGGTGAGCTTTTTTGTCGCGTTTGTGCTGTGTGTGTGGCTTATGCCAGCATTTATCGCGTGGGCGAAAGCGCACAAGGCAAGCCAGCCTATCTCTAGCTATGTCCCCACGCACAAAGCCAAGTCCAACACCCCCACAATGGGCGGAAGCGTGTTTATCATCTCTGCGAGTATCGCCGCGCTTTTGTGTATCCAGCTTAGCAATCTCTATGCGATTTTGGGCGTTGCCACGCTGCTTATCTTTGGGCTTATTGGCGCAAGAGATGACTATATGAAAATCGCCAAAAGATCTAATGCCGGTATGAGTGCTAGGGCGAAAATGCTCTTGCTCTTTCTAGCGGCACTTGGCGTGAGCTTGGCTCTGCACTATGGCGCGGGGCTTGTAAGTGATTTTTATCTCCCTTTTATGAAAAAGCCCCTTTTCACCCTTAGCGCGTATCCTGCGCTTATGATTAGCTTTTGGATTCTGGTATTTCTAGCTACGAGCAATGCCGTAAATATCACCGATGGGCTTGATGGCTTGGCGTGCGTGCCTTCAATCTTTGCGCTTGCTACGCTGTGTGTCTTTGTCTATCTCTCGGGGAATGTCGAGTTTGGGCGGTATCTCTTCTTGCCTATGGTGAATGCTGGGGAGCTTATGGTCGTGGGCGTGGCGATGATAGGGGCATTGCTAGGCTTTCTCTGGTATAACTGCCACCCCGCCCAAGTCTTTATGGGCGATAGTGGGAGCTTGGCGATTGGGGGCTTTATGGCGTATATGGCGATCGTGTCAAATAATGAAGTCCTGCTGCTGCTAATCGGGCTAATTTTTGTGGTAGAGACTTTATCTGTGATGCTGCAAATTGGCAGCTACAAAGTGCGCAAAAAGCGCGTGTTTCTTATGGCTCCTATCCACCACCACTTCGAGCAAAAGGGCTGGGCGGAAAACAAAATCATCGTGCGCTTTTGGATCATCGCGCTGCTCTCAAACCTAATCGCCCTGCTAAGTCTCAAGGTGCGATAA
- a CDS encoding DUF4422 domain-containing protein, whose product MPDTPTPKDPATPKPRATILVCYHKFSTPIIASEILRPIIVGAANMGEGARSLQEKLESKLPKNLRLGGGQQIALDSSSSLSLRGDTIAEAIYTNAQNADSTQTHNEAFLEMDCHADTSARNDRSNAPNATNARKSQAEAKVDSRENATNARKSAKDSKRDYSASAESMDCHADKSARNDSSFGHCERSEAIHNSSPKQAKHSFCGKATSPVLRDDSGENISHLNANFCELTAMYWAWKNVDSSYYGLFHYRRILDLSEQAQQIRTDYPIIVSPRSYNPKRQGLTTENITKLLQEYDIILPQGYKNHYNLPCDEGLDNYGIYAHYHYAKDLDRIIELIKSRHPEMQVALESTLFTYPPRWHIANIFIMRKELYFAYCEWLFSLLFDLSKETDLSNYTPYQARIYGFLSERMFNIWLAYQRHTQTLKILEAPMLLLTKHTKPLIGWDINEKHKRFYLFGVRVYKKSVNPKS is encoded by the coding sequence GTGCCAGATACTCCCACGCCCAAAGACCCAGCCACTCCAAAGCCCCGCGCCACGATCCTTGTGTGCTACCATAAATTTTCTACACCTATCATCGCTAGTGAGATTCTCCGCCCTATCATCGTAGGCGCGGCAAATATGGGCGAGGGGGCAAGGAGCCTGCAAGAGAAGCTAGAATCCAAACTGCCTAAAAATTTACGATTAGGGGGGGGGCAGCAGATCGCGCTAGATTCTAGCTCTTCTCTGTCATTGCGAGGCGATACAATCGCCGAAGCAATCTATACAAACGCACAAAACGCGGATTCTACTCAAACGCACAACGAAGCTTTTTTAGAAATGGATTGCCACGCCGATACATCGGCTCGCAATGACAGGAGTAACGCACCAAACGCCACAAATGCAAGAAAGTCGCAGGCGGAAGCAAAAGTGGATTCTAGGGAAAATGCCACAAATGCAAGAAAGTCCGCAAAGGATTCTAAGAGAGACTATTCTGCTAGCGCAGAATCTATGGATTGCCACGCCGATAAATCGGCTCGCAATGACAGCTCCTTTGGTCATTGCGAGCGTAGCGAAGCAATCCACAATTCTAGCCCAAAACAAGCGAAGCACAGCTTTTGTGGAAAAGCTACATCACCTGTGTTAAGAGATGATAGCGGCGAAAATATCTCTCATCTCAACGCAAACTTCTGCGAGCTTACTGCGATGTATTGGGCGTGGAAAAATGTGGATTCTAGCTATTATGGGCTGTTTCACTACCGCAGGATTTTGGATCTAAGCGAGCAAGCCCAGCAGATCCGCACAGACTATCCTATCATCGTCTCACCTCGCAGCTACAACCCTAAGCGACAAGGACTTACGACCGAGAATATCACCAAGCTCCTACAAGAATACGACATAATCCTCCCGCAAGGCTACAAAAACCACTACAATCTCCCCTGTGATGAAGGGCTTGATAATTATGGGATCTATGCACACTACCACTACGCAAAAGATTTAGACAGGATCATCGAGCTTATCAAATCTCGCCACCCAGAGATGCAAGTCGCGCTAGAATCCACTCTTTTCACCTATCCGCCTAGGTGGCATATCGCCAATATTTTTATAATGCGCAAAGAGCTGTATTTCGCGTATTGTGAGTGGCTTTTCTCTCTGCTTTTTGACCTAAGCAAAGAAACTGACCTAAGCAACTATACTCCTTATCAAGCTAGGATTTATGGCTTCTTAAGTGAAAGAATGTTTAATATCTGGCTCGCATATCAAAGGCACACCCAAACCCTAAAAATCTTAGAAGCTCCTATGCTGCTTCTCACCAAGCATACCAAGCCCCTAATCGGCTGGGATATAAACGAAAAGCACAAGCGATTCTACCTCTTTGGGGTGCGTGTGTATAAAAAGAGCGTAAATCCCAAAAGCTAG
- the murD gene encoding UDP-N-acetylmuramoyl-L-alanine--D-glutamate ligase: MPLEPLPKELQAEHIAKALESSAPISILGYGVTTKPIVAFLNALGKACAIYDDTPEGKNVDSSGGGDVENILLDSREFCPESSVLEIVSPGIPPDHKYFACARGAISEYDFIWWLCGDLASLVDSALRDKSLIASRALRLHTSSMRSCTRSQSKDFSSQILESCAEMDKQTSTTPRICEEDKQNAQESSSRADKVGVAIHKSTQVDSKASAESVDCHANASAFARNDRKNAESQNAVSLEKVDSRENAANLKTPQNAGAENVFCSQADRRQDCKNLESTFDTAATLSEQAKDSRIFTQNAQNLSEPQAAGFCDDFLKKLRFVGCQGVGEGIYLGDNEQAHAADSRKSAQKPTPTPSQAESPQIWISGTNGKTTTTQMLELLLSPYGARAGGNIGTPLITLYEQNTPLWVLETSSFALHYTRTATPAIYALLPLSPDHISWHNGFENYVCDKLSPLARMEADSVAILPSDLRDHRLCQGFLGEKIFYTDSSDLRAYLLAQGFEPNALDTLPFFEPFLLDAYVALCCAFALSRKRPSIAAAGFVPALASFTIGAHRVEEFYVCAFGAEWLFVDDSKGTNIDATLKAIARYKDRALFLILGGDDKGADMQEIFTLLAELKRVEIFTIGTNESKLLDLAARHSVKAHKCGTLDRAMEKIWAMIAESSTRLAQDFVCLLSPAAASLDQFSSYKERGQRFKSLARSLAPSTTS, encoded by the coding sequence ATGCCCCTAGAGCCACTGCCTAAAGAGCTGCAAGCTGAACACATCGCCAAAGCCCTAGAATCTAGCGCGCCTATTAGTATTTTGGGCTATGGCGTTACGACTAAGCCTATCGTGGCGTTTTTGAATGCGCTGGGGAAGGCTTGCGCGATTTATGACGATACGCCAGAGGGGAAAAATGTGGATTCTAGCGGTGGGGGCGATGTGGAAAATATCTTGCTAGATTCTAGGGAGTTTTGCCCAGAATCTAGTGTGCTAGAGATTGTAAGCCCCGGGATACCGCCGGATCATAAGTATTTTGCTTGTGCGAGGGGGGCAATTAGTGAATATGATTTCATCTGGTGGTTGTGTGGGGATTTGGCTTCTTTGGTGGATTCGGCTTTGCGCGATAAATCTTTGATTGCTTCGCGCGCGCTTCGGTTACATACCTCAAGTATGCGCTCTTGCACGCGCTCGCAAAGCAAAGATTTCTCATCGCAAATCCTAGAATCCTGCGCCGAGATGGATAAGCAAACAAGCACAACTCCTAGAATCTGTGAAGAAGACAAGCAGAACGCGCAGGAATCGTCATCGCGAGCCGACAAGGTCGGCGTGGCGATCCACAAATCCACGCAAGTGGATTCTAAAGCTAGCGCAGAATCTGTGGATTGCCACGCAAATGCTAGTGCATTTGCTCGCAATGACAGAAAAAACGCCGAGAGTCAAAACGCAGTTTCTTTAGAAAAAGTGGATTCTAGGGAAAATGCCGCAAATTTAAAAACGCCGCAGAACGCAGGGGCTGAAAATGTGTTTTGTAGCCAAGCAGATAGGCGGCAGGATTGTAAAAACCTAGAATCCACTTTTGACACCGCCGCAACTCTAAGCGAGCAAGCAAAGGATTCTAGGATTTTTACCCAAAACGCCCAAAATCTAAGCGAGCCGCAGGCGGCAGGATTTTGCGATGATTTTCTAAAGAAACTTCGTTTTGTGGGTTGTCAAGGCGTGGGCGAAGGGATTTATCTAGGTGATAATGAGCAAGCCCACGCCGCAGACTCCCGCAAAAGCGCGCAAAAGCCAACGCCCACACCAAGCCAAGCTGAATCGCCTCAAATCTGGATTAGCGGCACTAATGGCAAAACTACTACCACCCAAATGCTTGAACTCCTCCTCTCCCCCTATGGCGCACGCGCTGGGGGCAATATCGGCACACCGCTCATCACACTCTATGAGCAAAACACGCCCCTATGGGTGCTAGAGACTAGCTCCTTTGCCCTGCACTACACAAGGACCGCCACGCCTGCAATCTACGCGCTTTTGCCCCTAAGCCCTGATCACATCAGCTGGCACAATGGCTTTGAAAACTATGTGTGCGATAAGCTCTCACCTCTAGCGCGAATGGAGGCTGATAGCGTGGCGATCCTGCCTAGTGATTTGCGCGATCATCGCTTGTGTCAAGGCTTTTTAGGGGAGAAAATTTTCTACACAGATTCTAGTGATTTGCGTGCGTATTTGCTCGCTCAAGGATTTGAGCCAAATGCCCTAGATACCTTGCCCTTTTTTGAGCCATTTTTGCTTGATGCCTATGTCGCACTCTGCTGTGCATTTGCCCTTTCGCGCAAACGCCCTAGTATCGCTGCTGCTGGCTTTGTCCCCGCGCTTGCTAGCTTTACAATCGGGGCGCATAGGGTGGAGGAGTTTTATGTCTGCGCGTTTGGGGCGGAATGGCTCTTTGTCGATGACTCTAAAGGCACAAACATCGATGCCACGCTAAAGGCGATAGCACGCTATAAGGATCGCGCGTTGTTTTTGATCCTAGGGGGCGATGATAAGGGGGCAGATATGCAAGAGATTTTCACCCTGCTAGCGGAGCTTAAACGCGTGGAGATCTTCACTATCGGCACCAATGAGTCAAAGCTCCTAGATCTCGCCGCACGCCATAGTGTCAAAGCGCATAAATGCGGCACGCTGGATCGCGCTATGGAAAAGATCTGGGCGATGATCGCAGAATCTAGCACAAGGCTTGCCCAAGATTTTGTTTGCCTCCTCTCCCCTGCTGCCGCCAGCCTCGATCAATTCTCCTCCTACAAAGAGCGAGGGCAGAGATTTAAATCCCTAGCACGCTCCCTTGCCCCAAGCACCACATCATAA
- a CDS encoding glycosyltransferase family 2 protein, translating into MPNISVIIPIYNVESYLAQCLDSVLGQSLKHIEVICIDDGSTDSSRAIAQQYASKDSRIIYIQQENQGVAVARNNGLERASGEYIAFMDPDDFYPTTTTLERLYTKAKRANALICGGGFSDYINGTIKTTYPREFYGYTFTQEGFIDYDKWQFDFGFHRFIYQREFLLTHNLHYPLLKRYEDPVFFIQAMLKAKRFYALTDTTYCYRVGHQDRAKWQAKHWGDQTKAMSEILSIATAHKLHTLYDLTLFRASIESQTLLHLVKRGIAPLLSLIDLARLLDDNPARVNSDYPLSISKPYPTYCESLLYEISAHCAASIAATNLYQCKLGRIFTKILQQYALFKKWKARRK; encoded by the coding sequence ATGCCTAATATCTCTGTCATTATCCCTATCTACAATGTAGAATCCTATCTCGCGCAGTGTTTGGACTCTGTGCTAGGACAGAGCCTTAAACATATAGAAGTCATTTGCATAGATGATGGCAGCACAGATTCTAGCAGGGCAATCGCGCAACAATATGCGAGCAAAGATTCTAGGATCATCTACATACAGCAAGAAAACCAAGGCGTAGCAGTAGCGCGTAATAATGGACTAGAGAGAGCAAGTGGCGAGTATATCGCCTTTATGGATCCTGATGATTTCTACCCCACCACCACGACCCTAGAGCGACTCTACACAAAGGCAAAGCGTGCTAATGCGCTGATTTGTGGCGGGGGCTTTAGCGACTATATCAATGGCACAATAAAAACCACATACCCTAGAGAGTTTTATGGCTACACTTTCACGCAAGAAGGCTTTATTGATTATGATAAGTGGCAGTTTGACTTTGGCTTTCATCGCTTCATCTATCAAAGAGAGTTTTTGCTCACACACAATCTACACTACCCACTTTTGAAACGCTATGAAGACCCTGTATTTTTTATCCAAGCTATGCTAAAAGCTAAGCGATTTTACGCACTCACAGACACCACCTACTGCTACCGCGTAGGACACCAAGATAGAGCAAAATGGCAGGCAAAGCACTGGGGAGATCAAACAAAGGCAATGAGCGAGATTCTCTCTATCGCCACCGCGCACAAGCTCCACACTCTCTATGATCTCACGCTATTTCGCGCTAGCATAGAGAGCCAGACACTTCTGCACCTAGTCAAGCGCGGCATTGCCCCATTGCTCTCACTTATCGATCTAGCTAGGCTGCTTGATGATAATCCCGCTAGAGTCAATAGCGACTATCCATTATCCATATCTAAGCCTTATCCCACCTACTGTGAGAGCTTGCTCTATGAGATTTCCGCGCATTGTGCTGCAAGTATCGCAGCTACAAATCTCTACCAATGTAAGCTTGGCAGAATCTTTACAAAAATTTTGCAGCAATATGCGCTATTTAAGAAGTGGAAAGCGCGTAGGAAATAG
- the glf gene encoding UDP-galactopyranose mutase, whose protein sequence is MRNLIIGAGLSGLVLAERLANDRGEEVLLIDKRDHIGGNCADKDWGGILVHSYGAHIFHTKSPKVWEYITRFSLFYPYMHKVFGLVQGQLVPIPFNLNALYAIFPHALAKELESTLLRTFGFGSRVSILELRKHKELEMIAEFIYENIFYHYTLKQWQCTPEELDPSVFARVPIIIAKDDRYFPSDPYQGIPLEGYSAAFAKMITNKRIEVRLGVEFRELGSSGIDVGAFDRVFYSGAIDEYFSYKFGELPYRSLELKTLRLEREYFGSSSVINYPKNYDFTRIIEHKYFLDTQTNHTIITYEYPKKWQLGDERYYPMPTEQAKRAYEAYANEAKSLKNVFFIGRLGAYQYYDMDKAIEEALRLYESL, encoded by the coding sequence GTGAGAAATCTCATCATAGGAGCAGGGCTTAGCGGGCTTGTGCTAGCCGAGCGGCTGGCAAATGATAGGGGTGAAGAGGTCTTGCTTATCGATAAGCGCGATCATATCGGCGGCAACTGCGCGGATAAGGATTGGGGCGGGATTTTGGTGCATAGCTATGGGGCGCATATTTTCCACACCAAAAGCCCTAAAGTCTGGGAGTATATCACGCGATTTAGCCTTTTCTACCCCTATATGCATAAGGTCTTTGGGCTTGTGCAGGGGCAGCTAGTGCCTATCCCTTTTAATCTCAACGCGCTTTATGCGATTTTCCCCCACGCGCTAGCCAAAGAGCTAGAATCCACCTTGCTGCGCACCTTTGGCTTTGGCTCTAGGGTGAGTATTTTGGAGCTAAGGAAGCATAAAGAGCTAGAGATGATCGCGGAGTTTATCTATGAAAATATCTTTTATCACTACACGCTTAAGCAGTGGCAATGCACACCAGAAGAGCTAGATCCTAGCGTGTTTGCGCGCGTGCCAATCATCATCGCTAAAGATGATCGCTACTTCCCAAGCGACCCGTATCAAGGCATACCACTAGAGGGATATAGCGCGGCATTTGCCAAGATGATCACAAATAAGCGCATAGAAGTGCGACTTGGCGTGGAGTTTAGAGAGCTGGGATCTAGTGGGATAGATGTAGGGGCGTTTGATAGGGTGTTTTATAGTGGGGCGATTGATGAGTATTTTTCCTATAAATTTGGCGAGCTGCCTTATCGCAGCCTAGAGCTAAAGACGCTGCGCCTAGAGAGAGAGTATTTTGGCAGCAGCTCTGTCATCAACTACCCTAAAAACTACGACTTCACGCGCATAATCGAGCATAAATACTTCCTAGACACGCAGACAAACCACACTATCATCACCTACGAATACCCCAAAAAGTGGCAGCTAGGCGATGAGCGATACTACCCAATGCCCACCGAGCAAGCAAAACGCGCTTATGAAGCCTATGCTAATGAAGCTAAAAGTCTTAAAAATGTCTTTTTCATCGGGCGTTTGGGGGCTTACCAATACTACGATATGGACAAGGCGATAGAAGAGGCACTAAGGCTGTATGAGAGCTTGTAG
- a CDS encoding DUF4422 domain-containing protein: MLDSSGENISHLNANFCELTAMYWAWKNVDSSYYGLFHYRRVLDFSGKTRRKKRLDVNRVNVKPSDIVRKFRLDRGTILAELEKSPIILASPIIVPHGFELSSAISQYDIYARDHRKRDLDIVIDIIRAKFPHLVESMEAVLFTPGTPLSWCNMFVMRKDLYQEYCEFLFGTLLEAQARIDLSGYNAYQSRIYGFIAERLLNVFVRYKSFSAGIMPSYKHHFELRAPKPLFGAEITGDTKRIYAFSVRIHKSKITKE, translated from the coding sequence TTGCTAGATTCTAGCGGCGAGAATATCTCCCACCTAAACGCAAATTTCTGCGAGCTTACGGCGATGTATTGGGCGTGGAAAAATGTGGATTCTAGCTATTATGGGCTGTTTCACTACCGCAGGGTGCTGGACTTTAGCGGCAAGACTAGGCGCAAAAAACGCCTTGATGTCAATCGCGTGAATGTCAAGCCTAGCGATATTGTGCGCAAATTTCGCCTAGATAGAGGCACGATCCTAGCCGAGCTAGAAAAATCCCCCATAATCCTAGCTAGCCCCATAATCGTCCCGCACGGCTTTGAGCTCTCATCTGCGATAAGTCAATACGACATTTACGCGCGCGATCATCGCAAAAGGGATTTAGACATAGTCATAGACATTATCCGCGCGAAATTCCCGCATTTAGTGGAGTCTATGGAGGCAGTGCTTTTCACGCCCGGCACACCTCTTAGCTGGTGCAATATGTTTGTAATGCGCAAAGATCTCTACCAAGAATACTGCGAATTTCTCTTTGGCACTCTGCTAGAAGCACAAGCTAGGATCGATCTAAGCGGGTATAATGCCTACCAAAGCCGCATTTATGGCTTTATCGCCGAGCGGCTGCTCAATGTCTTTGTGCGGTATAAGAGCTTCTCTGCTGGGATAATGCCAAGCTATAAACACCACTTTGAGCTACGCGCTCCTAAGCCACTCTTTGGCGCAGAGATCACAGGCGATACCAAGCGTATCTATGCCTTTAGCGTGCGTATCCATAAATCTAAAATCACTAAGGAGTAA
- a CDS encoding O-antigen ligase family protein yields MPLVNPQNLSCACKTTALYVSLVLVVASVAILPFSYSFVSIKLPVNLLFIALGVFALGFWREYRGLGRALGGIWFALVCLLVVVIMAYISLFFAVDSKATLQAIRQYLLEPSLFLVLAFFIATRLDERGLRLLLLGLCLALSYHPIATIWDFFANGGGKFGYRATLSAYTIAETIYVFYLVFAFGLSLALSLFTKGVVKLFAIVLMCINIAALIANGGRFALLAGLAMLISPFVLLAYRYKRLVLGVVLALCVGLGYGIYTMSKTWDARYNVYSMVNNFAEVWSVAPAEMGRFTHCDEYSCSPHSLTPHPSIQWEYSSLSRLSMLKSTLLAIAQNPFRPNGYHFQQFYQNLEAIFPKTSKNSVFFYHFHHHNHNRFASFWFELGLVGFLGAMLLPFFIIYRFYRLHLRFTSTFSSTDRSLVLINGGIVFGLIGLGVSNIFDCIPIREGNLVLFILFGIVLAVSTQLQARDSYA; encoded by the coding sequence GTGCCTCTAGTCAATCCCCAGAATCTCTCTTGCGCGTGTAAAACTACTGCGCTGTATGTAAGCCTAGTGCTTGTGGTGGCTAGCGTGGCGATTTTGCCTTTTTCTTACTCTTTTGTTTCTATCAAGCTTCCTGTCAATTTGCTATTTATCGCGCTTGGGGTGTTTGCGCTTGGATTTTGGCGCGAGTATAGGGGGCTAGGGCGTGCGCTTGGGGGGATATGGTTTGCGCTTGTGTGCTTGCTTGTGGTAGTCATTATGGCGTATATCTCGCTCTTTTTCGCAGTGGATTCTAAGGCGACTTTGCAGGCAATCCGCCAGTATCTGCTAGAGCCTAGCTTGTTTCTTGTGCTTGCTTTTTTCATCGCTACAAGGCTTGATGAAAGAGGGCTAAGACTCCTGCTTCTAGGGCTTTGCCTAGCACTAAGCTATCATCCCATTGCTACGATATGGGATTTTTTTGCCAATGGTGGTGGGAAGTTTGGGTATAGGGCGACACTTAGTGCCTATACTATCGCAGAGACAATTTATGTGTTTTATCTCGTCTTTGCCTTTGGCTTAAGCTTGGCATTGAGTCTTTTTACCAAAGGTGTTGTAAAGCTTTTTGCCATTGTCTTAATGTGTATCAACATAGCTGCGCTTATTGCAAATGGTGGGCGGTTTGCTCTTTTGGCTGGGCTAGCTATGCTTATTAGTCCATTTGTGCTGCTTGCGTATCGCTATAAACGACTCGTGCTAGGAGTGGTGCTGGCTTTATGCGTGGGGCTTGGATATGGTATTTACACGATGAGCAAAACTTGGGATGCACGCTACAATGTTTATAGTATGGTCAATAATTTTGCAGAAGTTTGGAGTGTCGCGCCAGCAGAGATGGGGCGATTTACCCATTGTGATGAGTATTCTTGCTCTCCCCATTCGCTTACCCCACACCCAAGCATTCAATGGGAGTATTCAAGCCTATCTAGGCTCTCAATGCTAAAATCCACTTTGCTAGCCATAGCACAAAATCCTTTCCGCCCCAATGGCTACCACTTCCAGCAGTTTTATCAAAATTTAGAGGCAATTTTTCCCAAGACTTCCAAAAACTCTGTTTTCTTCTACCACTTCCACCACCACAATCACAATCGCTTTGCTTCATTTTGGTTTGAGTTGGGGCTGGTGGGGTTTCTTGGGGCGATGTTGTTGCCATTTTTTATCATTTATCGATTTTATCGCTTGCATTTGCGATTTACTAGCACATTTTCTAGCACAGATCGATCGCTTGTGCTTATCAATGGCGGTATCGTATTTGGGCTAATTGGGCTTGGCGTGAGCAATATATTTGACTGCATTCCTATCCGCGAGGGCAATCTTGTGCTATTTATCTTATTTGGGATTGTTTTAGCTGTATCGACACAATTACAAGCAAGGGATAGCTATGCCTAA